One Scytonema millei VB511283 genomic window carries:
- a CDS encoding DICT sensory domain-containing protein, giving the protein MSNLTSVLSDLLVAVPQLRTQVYFKASLTALSHAMEDQVLASTSDQPLLIASFQRERFYRQEAHRYKRLARQTNQVYVLAAPETDFTNASEYYETIAFDPTESLSQEWHLVAIGQSYSTCLICRERPSIVQIKPSPHLPAVDMDPTRQFEGIWTSERQISCIAAELLLQRILHYRPELAAKIELARNRFGIFPQRRSSAKKSKTAAPIALPSLDPAAIDTNPFVQRLVTYLQAGQYKLLKAYRSIAAQERKERLINSITAAIRKGSATGLPLHPQEILKVAVRELGIALGACRCLIYRAQANDDQVAIAHEYLQPGVSSVVGKVMPLQKNPLFQEMTCQQGALCIVDTQTDSRVTDSPLLQQLVKQLDIRSWLLMPVLYQGKLLGIVESHYCGSQPHQWTADETSLVEAIATQVGAALIQAEAYANLEDLNQQLEALDRTRSNLIAITGHELRTPLSTIQVCLESLATEPDMPLELRQVMLSTALTDSERMRKLVQDFLTLSNLESGRVEWHPETLPLDECVELALSRVRTRSNPEDLPQIVSTIPVQLPLIRVDGDWLVELIAKLLDNACKFTPPTGQIAIAARTNGGTTLEVTVSDTGRGIEPNRLEIVFDRFYQEEGALRRTAGGTGLGLAICRQIVNSWNGKIWAESAGKDKGTTFHFTVPTVE; this is encoded by the coding sequence ATGAGCAATTTGACTTCTGTGCTAAGCGATCTGCTAGTAGCAGTACCCCAACTGAGAACCCAAGTTTATTTCAAAGCTTCCTTAACGGCTTTGTCCCATGCGATGGAAGACCAAGTGCTTGCTTCGACTTCAGACCAACCGTTGCTGATTGCTAGCTTTCAGCGGGAACGCTTCTATCGTCAAGAAGCCCACCGCTACAAGCGCCTTGCTCGGCAAACGAATCAAGTCTACGTACTAGCAGCACCGGAGACAGATTTTACTAATGCTTCCGAATACTACGAAACGATCGCCTTCGATCCAACAGAATCATTAAGTCAAGAATGGCATCTCGTCGCGATCGGGCAAAGCTATAGCACTTGCCTGATTTGCCGCGAACGCCCAAGCATAGTCCAGATTAAACCCTCACCTCATTTGCCAGCGGTGGATATGGACCCCACCCGCCAGTTTGAAGGCATCTGGACTTCCGAGCGACAAATTAGCTGTATTGCAGCCGAGCTGTTACTTCAACGCATTTTACATTACAGACCAGAATTAGCCGCCAAAATCGAACTCGCGCGCAATCGCTTCGGGATATTTCCACAAAGGCGATCGTCAGCGAAAAAGTCTAAAACTGCTGCCCCCATTGCTTTGCCCTCGCTAGATCCTGCGGCGATCGATACCAATCCTTTCGTCCAGAGATTAGTAACGTACCTGCAAGCCGGACAGTACAAATTACTCAAAGCCTACCGCTCGATTGCTGCCCAAGAACGGAAAGAACGCCTGATTAACTCGATTACCGCTGCGATTCGCAAAGGTAGCGCCACCGGACTACCGTTACATCCTCAAGAAATTTTGAAAGTCGCAGTCCGCGAGTTAGGAATTGCCCTGGGTGCTTGCCGTTGTTTGATTTACCGCGCTCAAGCTAACGATGACCAGGTGGCGATCGCTCACGAATATTTACAACCTGGCGTTTCCTCAGTGGTAGGAAAAGTCATGCCTTTACAAAAAAATCCCTTGTTTCAAGAAATGACCTGTCAGCAAGGAGCGCTCTGTATTGTCGATACTCAAACTGACTCCCGCGTGACTGATTCACCCCTGCTACAACAGCTCGTAAAACAGCTAGATATTCGTTCTTGGTTGTTAATGCCAGTATTGTACCAAGGTAAGTTATTGGGAATAGTCGAATCTCATTATTGTGGTTCCCAACCACACCAGTGGACGGCAGACGAAACTTCTTTAGTCGAAGCGATCGCCACTCAGGTAGGCGCAGCATTGATTCAAGCCGAAGCTTATGCAAATCTAGAAGACCTCAACCAGCAATTAGAGGCGCTCGATCGCACCCGCAGCAACCTCATCGCGATTACTGGACACGAACTTCGTACCCCCCTCTCGACGATCCAAGTTTGTTTGGAAAGCCTTGCCACCGAGCCAGATATGCCTTTAGAATTGCGGCAAGTCATGCTCAGCACTGCTCTTACCGACTCCGAGCGAATGCGCAAATTAGTCCAAGATTTCCTCACCCTCTCCAACTTAGAAAGCGGACGGGTAGAATGGCATCCTGAAACTTTACCCTTAGATGAGTGCGTCGAGCTTGCCCTCAGCCGCGTCCGCACCCGTTCTAACCCAGAAGATTTACCGCAGATCGTCAGCACAATTCCAGTCCAACTTCCTCTAATTAGGGTTGATGGAGACTGGTTGGTAGAGTTAATCGCTAAACTGTTGGATAACGCCTGCAAATTTACGCCTCCCACAGGACAGATCGCGATCGCCGCACGTACCAACGGTGGCACGACGCTAGAAGTCACCGTTTCCGATACTGGACGCGGGATTGAACCCAATCGGCTCGAAATTGTTTTCGATCGCTTCTACCAAGAAGAAGGGGCGCTCCGTCGCACCGCAGGAGGTACGGGCTTAGGACTGGCAATTTGTCGTCAAATTGTCAATAGCTGGAACGGGAAAATCTGGGCAGAATCGGCAGGGAAAGACAAAGGGACTACGTTTCACTTCACAGTTCCGACTGTAGAGTAG
- the psaD gene encoding photosystem I reaction center subunit II has product MAETLEGQTPIFGGGTGGLLTKAEREEKYVITWTSPKEQVFEMPTGGSAIMRQGKNKLEIARKEYGIALGGQQLRAKFKINDYKIYRVYPNGETQMIHPADGVFPEKVNQGRPKVRYVDRNIGSNPSPAKLKFSGVQPYDAP; this is encoded by the coding sequence ATGGCAGAAACACTTGAGGGACAAACACCTATATTTGGTGGCGGCACTGGTGGCTTGCTGACCAAAGCAGAAAGAGAAGAAAAATACGTTATTACTTGGACTAGCCCCAAAGAGCAAGTTTTTGAAATGCCTACAGGTGGTTCAGCCATCATGCGGCAGGGCAAAAATAAGCTAGAAATTGCGCGCAAAGAATATGGTATCGCTTTGGGCGGGCAACAACTGCGGGCAAAATTCAAAATTAACGACTACAAAATCTATCGAGTCTATCCTAATGGAGAAACTCAGATGATCCATCCAGCTGATGGTGTCTTCCCAGAAAAAGTCAACCAAGGTCGTCCAAAAGTACGTTACGTCGATCGCAACATTGGCAGCAACCCCAGCCCAGCCAAGTTGAAGTTCAGCGGCGTACAGCCATACGACGCACCCTAA
- the trpE gene encoding anthranilate synthase component I, which translates to MIFPDFAQFQQLATQGNFIPVYQEWVADLDTPVSAWYKVCAGQPYSFLLESVEGGENIGRYSFLGCDPLWTLAAKGDRTIQTYRDGTQVTIEGDPFAALASCLEPYHPVKLPQLPPGIGGLFGFWGYELIRWIEPRVPVYPATDSDLPDGLWMQIDQLLIFDQVKRKIWAIAYADVRDNADLQQAYQQAGDRVRQMVEKLQLPLSHRDTVLEWQSPEEVREKDNRSRLSSTGAQQCAPTDSRLPLNYTSNITKEQFCANVDKAKAYIKAGDIFQVVLSQRLTTTYEGDPFALYRSLRLINPSPYMAYFHFQDWQIIGSSPEVMVKAERDPNGVMVATLRPIAGTRPRGKTPQEDAAFAADLLQDPKEIAEHVMLVDLGRNDLGRACKSGTVKVDELMVIERYSHVMHIVSNVVGELAPDKKAWDLLKACFPAGTVSGAPKIRAMEIIHELETCRRGVYSGVYGYYDFEGQLNSAIAIRTTIVRNCTASVQAGAGIVADSDPDKEYEETLNKARGLLVAIRCLEKN; encoded by the coding sequence ATGATTTTTCCCGATTTTGCTCAATTCCAGCAGTTAGCAACACAAGGTAATTTCATTCCGGTTTACCAAGAATGGGTAGCGGATTTAGATACGCCTGTATCTGCTTGGTATAAGGTGTGTGCGGGACAGCCTTATAGCTTTTTGTTGGAATCGGTCGAAGGGGGCGAAAATATTGGGCGCTATAGCTTCTTGGGGTGCGATCCGCTATGGACTTTAGCAGCAAAAGGCGATCGCACAATTCAAACTTATCGCGACGGTACGCAAGTCACGATTGAGGGCGATCCGTTTGCTGCCCTAGCATCGTGTTTAGAACCTTATCATCCGGTGAAGTTACCTCAACTTCCCCCTGGGATTGGCGGTTTGTTTGGGTTCTGGGGATACGAATTGATCCGTTGGATCGAACCCAGAGTTCCAGTTTATCCAGCAACAGACAGCGACCTGCCGGATGGCTTGTGGATGCAAATAGACCAATTACTCATTTTCGATCAAGTCAAGCGCAAAATCTGGGCGATCGCCTATGCCGACGTGCGTGACAATGCCGATCTCCAGCAAGCATATCAACAAGCAGGCGATCGCGTGCGTCAAATGGTCGAGAAACTCCAACTCCCTCTTTCCCATCGGGATACAGTTTTAGAATGGCAATCGCCAGAAGAGGTTAGAGAAAAAGACAATCGTTCCCGACTCTCTAGTACGGGCGCACAGCAGTGCGCCCCTACCGACTCCCGACTCCCCTTAAATTACACGAGTAACATTACCAAGGAACAATTCTGTGCCAACGTCGATAAGGCAAAGGCATACATTAAAGCTGGCGATATTTTTCAAGTCGTCCTCTCTCAACGCCTCACGACAACCTACGAGGGAGATCCGTTTGCTTTATATCGTTCTCTGCGGCTGATTAACCCCTCGCCTTATATGGCTTATTTCCACTTCCAAGACTGGCAAATTATCGGTTCTAGTCCTGAAGTGATGGTGAAAGCAGAACGAGATCCAAACGGGGTAATGGTGGCGACTTTGCGCCCGATTGCCGGGACTCGTCCGAGGGGAAAAACACCCCAGGAAGATGCAGCCTTTGCCGCAGATTTATTGCAAGATCCGAAAGAAATTGCCGAACACGTCATGTTAGTTGACTTGGGACGCAACGATTTGGGACGGGCGTGTAAAAGCGGTACGGTGAAAGTTGATGAATTAATGGTCATCGAGCGCTATTCCCACGTCATGCACATCGTCAGCAATGTTGTAGGAGAACTCGCGCCAGATAAGAAAGCATGGGATTTGCTCAAAGCTTGTTTTCCGGCTGGTACGGTCAGCGGTGCGCCAAAAATTCGGGCAATGGAAATTATTCACGAACTAGAAACGTGCCGTCGTGGAGTTTATTCTGGGGTCTATGGTTATTACGACTTTGAAGGGCAGTTAAATAGCGCGATCGCCATCCGTACTACAATCGTCCGCAATTGCACTGCTAGCGTCCAAGCTGGTGCTGGCATAGTAGCCGACTCTGACCCAGACAAAGAATATGAAGAAACTCTCAATAAAGCTAGGGGTCTTTTAGTCGCTATTCGTTGCCTGGAAAAAAATTAA
- a CDS encoding inositol monophosphatase family protein, whose product MSETSSPRAIVESLFPHLQVAAAYADRIQSKIAVLPAKGEGDNFFAAALTDADLAIQNLVEVALLANFPHIRFYGEEYEQSRNTKYFRAIDLGGDGDYLVTLDPIDGTQFYLDGHANYQIILSILNWDDFEAVIAISPAQNTYYYALRGEGTGQGALNQNLAACKPLRVGQPKPTILLGWGMSALQPRLKQQDYEVIDIANAYSREIQVPNLNGILTGDIAGAAIASGKFIDGAALAFLAREAGCIVTTHNGSVPPPLHTCKDYSLPGLIIAASESVHQHLLAAVQSLAE is encoded by the coding sequence ATGTCAGAGACATCGAGTCCACGCGCGATCGTCGAAAGTTTATTTCCCCATCTTCAAGTAGCAGCAGCCTACGCGGATCGGATTCAATCTAAGATTGCCGTACTTCCTGCGAAAGGAGAAGGAGATAATTTCTTTGCTGCGGCTTTGACCGATGCAGATCTGGCGATTCAGAATTTAGTGGAAGTGGCACTTTTGGCAAACTTTCCCCATATTCGCTTTTACGGAGAAGAATACGAACAATCCCGCAATACAAAATATTTTCGCGCGATCGATTTGGGTGGTGACGGTGACTATCTCGTAACGCTAGACCCCATAGACGGGACTCAGTTCTACCTCGACGGACACGCAAATTATCAAATTATTCTCAGCATTCTCAATTGGGATGACTTTGAAGCGGTCATTGCCATCTCTCCCGCCCAAAATACTTACTACTACGCCCTACGTGGCGAAGGTACTGGCCAAGGGGCGTTAAACCAGAATTTAGCCGCCTGTAAACCATTACGAGTCGGACAGCCAAAACCAACTATTCTCTTAGGATGGGGGATGAGTGCGCTCCAACCGAGATTGAAACAACAGGACTACGAAGTTATAGATATAGCTAATGCCTACTCGCGGGAAATTCAAGTCCCCAACCTCAATGGTATTTTAACTGGTGACATAGCTGGAGCAGCGATCGCCTCTGGTAAATTTATCGATGGTGCTGCACTTGCTTTTCTTGCCAGAGAAGCTGGTTGTATTGTGACTACTCACAATGGTTCTGTTCCCCCTCCCTTGCACACCTGTAAGGACTACAGCTTACCAGGACTCATAATCGCTGCATCAGAATCGGTACACCAGCACTTATTAGCAGCGGTGCAAAGTTTGGCAGAGTAA
- a CDS encoding glycosyltransferase: MRKLYFLVPGTGGKFACGGLWAELKTLNLAKQICDAAAVTYRQREKDTLFLQDLLQSDLNADDVIFVLSWGFDVAKLANQLKQYHAIYHAHSTNYGFRLSANIPIITVSRHTMGYWGQRSPHSLIYYLPNQISDEFQNFNRQRDIDVLVQARKSSQYLIQELIPALEQSCRVVVVNSYVEDLAELFNRAKVYLYDSAEYWAQQGVTEGFGLQPLEAMACGCPVFSSVNGGLSDYLDPGFNCYKIAGYAREFDVQRILQVIERPQLPFLSETILAEYRTENILKRLPVILQDINIFFDQRSSYVHPIRDLTPMRIAQLNLQRFMSKLSKKYLKARSPN; encoded by the coding sequence ATGAGAAAACTGTATTTCTTAGTACCGGGAACGGGTGGAAAGTTTGCCTGTGGTGGGCTGTGGGCAGAGTTAAAAACTCTAAATCTGGCAAAACAGATTTGTGATGCAGCAGCCGTAACATATCGTCAGCGAGAAAAGGATACGCTGTTCTTACAAGATCTATTGCAAAGTGATTTGAATGCAGATGATGTCATATTTGTACTGAGTTGGGGATTTGATGTCGCCAAACTTGCTAACCAGCTCAAACAATATCATGCAATCTATCATGCCCATAGTACGAATTATGGATTTAGGCTTTCAGCCAATATTCCAATTATTACCGTCAGCCGTCATACGATGGGATATTGGGGACAGCGATCGCCACATTCACTAATTTATTATTTGCCCAACCAAATTAGCGATGAGTTTCAAAATTTTAATCGCCAACGCGATATAGACGTTTTAGTTCAAGCACGAAAATCCTCTCAATATCTCATCCAAGAATTAATTCCGGCTTTAGAACAAAGCTGTCGCGTCGTCGTCGTGAATTCTTATGTTGAAGATTTAGCAGAACTATTTAATCGGGCTAAAGTTTACCTATATGATTCAGCAGAATATTGGGCGCAACAGGGTGTAACTGAAGGTTTTGGACTACAACCTCTAGAAGCGATGGCATGTGGTTGTCCAGTTTTTTCCAGTGTAAATGGTGGTTTATCCGATTACTTAGATCCTGGTTTTAACTGCTATAAAATTGCTGGATATGCACGGGAATTTGACGTGCAGCGGATTCTCCAAGTTATAGAACGTCCTCAATTACCTTTTCTGTCTGAGACTATTTTGGCTGAATATCGGACTGAGAATATTTTGAAACGTCTACCAGTAATTTTGCAAGATATTAATATCTTTTTTGACCAGCGATCGTCTTACGTTCATCCAATTCGAGATTTGACACCGATGAGGATCGCCCAGTTAAATTTGCAAAGATTCATGAGTAAATTGAGCAAAAAATATTTGAAAGCGCGATCGCCGAATTAA
- a CDS encoding deoxyguanosinetriphosphate triphosphohydrolase yields the protein MATLMAWSKLLSRKRLGETFVETSDAEIPAQNRTSFQRDFDRIVFSSSFRRLKDKTQVFPLFNNDYVRNRLIHSLEASCVGRSLGTIVGEEIIKRHSKSLRDYIASDFGDIVAAACLSHDIGNPPFGHTGEDAIQEWFKSARAQPVLQQLNLQQQADLTEFEGNAQGFRIITQKEKQADRIGMQLTYATLGTFMKYPRESLISSETFQQYQGKSTAKHGFFQAEKNLVEQIAAEVGLIRRDVNSAWWCRHPLVFLIEAADDICYHIVDLEDGFRMGYITYEEAETLFMTLLKEDNLEYLGSDLLDNIKYLRSKAIHQLLLEAKHVFLDFESGILSGEFDAPLTSVIPSANSLKEIVDITRRKVYESCEVIEVKVAGYEVLGGLLEEFITAISQEQLSKSYLIKKLLPNFKADDESLDLYKKILKVTDYISGMTDSYAVSVYKKIKGISLPRGGK from the coding sequence ATGGCTACCTTAATGGCATGGTCTAAATTACTATCTCGTAAACGGCTGGGAGAAACTTTTGTAGAAACTAGCGACGCGGAAATTCCAGCACAAAATCGGACATCATTTCAAAGAGACTTCGATCGCATTGTTTTCTCTTCTTCTTTTAGAAGATTGAAGGATAAAACACAAGTCTTTCCTCTATTTAATAACGATTATGTTCGTAACCGCCTCATTCATAGTTTAGAAGCATCTTGTGTGGGACGTTCCCTCGGCACGATTGTCGGAGAAGAAATTATTAAAAGACATAGTAAAAGTTTACGTGACTATATTGCCTCTGATTTTGGTGATATTGTTGCTGCTGCTTGCCTATCGCACGATATCGGCAATCCTCCATTTGGACATACTGGTGAAGATGCGATTCAAGAGTGGTTTAAATCGGCTCGCGCTCAGCCAGTATTACAACAGTTAAATTTACAACAACAAGCCGATCTCACCGAATTTGAAGGTAATGCTCAAGGATTCAGAATTATTACTCAAAAAGAGAAACAAGCCGATCGCATTGGGATGCAACTTACCTATGCAACGTTGGGAACTTTCATGAAATATCCTAGAGAATCTTTGATTTCTAGCGAGACTTTTCAACAATATCAAGGCAAAAGTACAGCTAAGCACGGTTTTTTTCAAGCAGAAAAAAATTTAGTCGAACAAATTGCCGCTGAAGTTGGCTTGATTCGTCGCGATGTAAACTCTGCTTGGTGGTGTAGGCATCCACTCGTATTTTTGATCGAAGCGGCTGACGATATTTGCTATCACATTGTCGATCTAGAAGATGGGTTTCGCATGGGTTATATCACTTATGAAGAAGCAGAAACCTTATTCATGACTCTACTCAAAGAAGACAATTTAGAATATTTAGGCAGCGATTTACTAGATAATATTAAATATTTGCGTTCTAAAGCAATCCACCAATTACTTCTTGAAGCTAAACACGTTTTTCTAGATTTCGAGTCAGGCATTCTGTCAGGAGAATTTGACGCACCTTTAACATCAGTCATTCCTTCGGCAAATAGTCTTAAAGAAATTGTAGATATTACCCGTAGAAAAGTATACGAATCTTGCGAAGTGATTGAAGTCAAAGTAGCAGGTTATGAAGTTTTAGGAGGATTGTTAGAAGAATTTATTACTGCTATTAGTCAAGAGCAACTTTCTAAGAGCTATTTAATTAAAAAACTACTGCCTAATTTTAAAGCAGATGATGAAAGCTTGGATTTATACAAGAAAATCTTGAAAGTCACGGATTATATTTCTGGTATGACTGATTCTTATGCCGTATCAGTTTATAAAAAAATCAAAGGAATTTCTCTGCCTCGGGGCGGGAAGTAA
- a CDS encoding S41 family peptidase, whose amino-acid sequence MQRFKLSQSNRWAIACLISISTLFLIWLVSPIPSLLAKPQAQVFDRVWQTVNENFFDSKFNGVDWKAMREQYKSQAVRAKSTPEFATVVNQMLSELRTSHTRYYTADEPAYYQILGIFAKRNPDLQKQLKKFLPQGKIEYPGIGIFTKEIQGKTFISGILAGSPAAKAKLKVGDRIISVNGKPFQPIQSFAKIDKPVAIAIQRRADTQNQEEIKVTPQIYDATTMFLKAQQASTQIIQKEGKKIGYVHIWSYAGDEYQQQLEEDLMYGRLKDADGLVLDLRDGWGGASPNYLNIYTANGPSVTMTGRDRQPSTANYQWKKPVVMVVNESSRSGKEILAFGFQRYKIGSVVGSPTAGAVVGGRPFIMPDGSVLYLAVADVIIDGKYRLEGKPITPDITVPFTLEYAQGADPQKERAIETVTSDQLSVTSDQ is encoded by the coding sequence ATGCAGAGATTCAAACTGTCTCAGTCAAATCGTTGGGCGATCGCCTGTTTAATTAGTATTTCGACTCTGTTTCTCATCTGGCTTGTCTCACCAATACCATCACTGCTAGCAAAACCGCAAGCACAGGTATTCGATCGCGTTTGGCAAACGGTTAATGAAAACTTTTTCGATTCTAAATTTAATGGCGTAGATTGGAAAGCGATGCGAGAGCAATATAAGTCTCAAGCAGTTCGAGCGAAATCGACACCAGAATTTGCTACCGTTGTCAATCAAATGCTATCCGAGTTGCGGACATCTCACACGCGCTATTACACCGCAGATGAACCAGCTTATTATCAAATTTTAGGTATTTTTGCTAAACGCAATCCTGACTTGCAGAAACAGTTAAAAAAATTCTTGCCCCAAGGTAAGATTGAATATCCTGGAATTGGTATTTTTACCAAAGAGATTCAAGGCAAAACTTTTATTAGCGGCATTTTAGCAGGAAGTCCGGCAGCGAAAGCCAAATTGAAAGTCGGCGATCGCATTATTAGCGTCAATGGCAAACCTTTCCAACCGATTCAATCTTTTGCCAAGATTGATAAACCAGTCGCGATCGCAATTCAACGGCGTGCTGATACTCAAAATCAGGAAGAAATAAAGGTTACGCCGCAGATATATGATGCTACGACGATGTTTCTCAAAGCACAGCAAGCCAGTACCCAAATTATTCAAAAAGAAGGTAAAAAAATTGGTTACGTACATATTTGGTCGTATGCAGGTGACGAATACCAGCAACAACTTGAAGAAGATTTAATGTACGGTCGCCTCAAAGATGCAGATGGGTTAGTTTTAGACTTGCGGGATGGATGGGGTGGCGCATCGCCCAATTATCTTAATATATATACTGCCAATGGTCCCAGCGTTACCATGACAGGACGCGATCGCCAACCATCTACAGCAAACTATCAATGGAAAAAACCAGTCGTGATGGTCGTCAATGAAAGTAGTAGAAGCGGTAAAGAAATTCTGGCGTTTGGCTTTCAGCGTTATAAAATTGGCTCTGTGGTTGGTTCCCCTACAGCAGGCGCAGTAGTAGGTGGTCGTCCCTTTATCATGCCAGATGGCAGCGTTCTTTATTTAGCCGTTGCTGACGTGATAATTGATGGTAAATATCGACTAGAAGGCAAGCCAATTACTCCAGATATTACCGTTCCCTTTACTTTAGAATATGCCCAAGGCGCAGACCCGCAAAAAGAACGAGCGATCGAAACAGTGACTAGTGACCAGTTATCAGTGACCAGTGACCAGTGA
- a CDS encoding SDR family oxidoreductase: MTDSSYIFLAGASRGVGREIAKCLVQLGLQVKALLRTAAAQAELEAMGIAVVFGDALNVEDLERAMLGDSISTVISTIGGLPKDGVRADYLGNKNLIDAAVKAGAQKFILVSSIGSGNSVSAIPPQALATLKDVLIEKEQAENYLAASGLTYTVIRPGGLKSEPATGNGLLTADPRIAGTIHRADVAQLICRCLNSEKANNQILSAVDREMLYTPTQFEEFSLN, from the coding sequence ATGACGGATAGTTCTTACATTTTTCTGGCTGGTGCGAGTCGCGGTGTGGGGCGAGAAATTGCTAAATGCCTGGTACAGCTGGGTTTACAGGTAAAAGCATTGTTGCGGACAGCGGCGGCGCAAGCGGAATTAGAAGCGATGGGAATTGCGGTAGTTTTTGGCGATGCGTTGAATGTTGAAGACTTAGAACGGGCAATGCTGGGAGATTCTATCTCTACAGTTATTAGCACGATTGGCGGTTTACCAAAAGATGGAGTCAGAGCCGACTATTTAGGTAATAAAAACCTAATTGATGCAGCGGTGAAAGCAGGCGCACAAAAGTTTATTTTGGTATCTTCTATCGGGAGCGGCAATAGTGTATCAGCCATTCCTCCGCAGGCTTTAGCGACTTTGAAGGATGTTTTAATCGAGAAGGAACAAGCAGAAAACTATCTTGCGGCAAGTGGTTTGACTTATACAGTCATTCGTCCTGGGGGATTGAAATCGGAACCAGCAACGGGTAACGGCTTGCTAACGGCAGATCCGCGTATTGCTGGGACGATTCATCGCGCTGATGTAGCTCAACTGATTTGTCGTTGTTTGAATTCGGAAAAAGCGAATAATCAAATTCTTTCCGCCGTGGATCGGGAAATGCTTTACACTCCAACTCAATTTGAGGAGTTTAGTTTGAACTGA
- the gntT gene encoding guanitoxin biosynthesis MATE family efflux transporter GntT: MLSSRGKYAGGLKALPSRSSFLRHFFQLAIVNILSNLMVPLAGLVDVAFLGHLQEIRYLAGVALATVLFNYIYWTFGFLRMGTTGMIAQAIGREDREGVILIGLRNGLIALSLGLFILVLQQPLRLLGFSLLSATPEVKASGQAYYDALIWGAPATLLNFVLIGWFLGRSHSGKVFLLSAVGNLSNVVLNYVFIVRWGWQSTGAGLGTAIAQYLMLLVGLILVNREIPLVKIHQHPAKASFIRQILNPSDLRAAFALNGEILVRTFALVSTFAVFTNLSSTLGTEILSTNTVLLQVVTLTAYFVDGLAFATETLAGVFLGRGAIAQLTQLIWVSGSASLSVGILFAIAFILIPMPLFGLLTNHTAILGRISSYVGWLLPILGFGAIAYMLDGYFLGLTAGRILRISVLAAAMLGFAPMAVAAWYFRNSHLLWLSLALFMVVRAVSLAIFVPRTLKLRE; the protein is encoded by the coding sequence TTGCTAAGCAGTAGGGGAAAGTATGCAGGGGGTTTAAAAGCATTGCCATCTCGTTCTAGCTTTCTGCGTCACTTCTTCCAACTGGCGATCGTCAACATTCTCTCAAACCTCATGGTTCCCTTAGCTGGGTTAGTGGATGTCGCGTTTTTGGGACATTTACAGGAAATTCGTTACCTAGCAGGAGTCGCTTTAGCAACTGTCCTATTTAATTACATCTACTGGACATTTGGCTTTTTACGGATGGGGACAACGGGGATGATAGCTCAAGCGATTGGGCGGGAAGACAGAGAAGGAGTCATACTGATAGGTTTACGCAACGGCTTAATAGCACTCTCGTTGGGACTATTCATTTTAGTTTTGCAACAGCCTTTGAGACTGCTAGGTTTTAGCCTACTGAGCGCGACACCAGAAGTCAAAGCATCCGGTCAAGCATATTACGATGCTCTCATTTGGGGCGCACCAGCAACCTTGCTCAACTTTGTACTCATTGGTTGGTTCTTGGGGCGATCGCACAGTGGTAAGGTATTTTTGCTCTCGGCTGTCGGTAATCTATCCAATGTGGTGCTAAACTACGTGTTTATCGTGCGCTGGGGATGGCAAAGTACGGGAGCAGGACTAGGAACGGCGATCGCTCAGTACCTCATGTTGCTGGTAGGGCTAATCTTGGTCAACCGAGAAATCCCACTTGTAAAAATACATCAGCATCCAGCAAAAGCATCATTCATCAGACAAATTCTCAATCCCAGCGATCTACGGGCAGCTTTCGCGCTGAATGGCGAAATTCTAGTCCGCACCTTTGCTTTAGTTTCCACATTTGCCGTATTTACCAACCTCAGTTCGACCTTGGGAACGGAGATTTTATCTACTAACACAGTGTTGTTGCAAGTGGTGACGCTGACAGCATACTTTGTTGATGGACTTGCCTTCGCCACTGAAACCCTAGCCGGAGTTTTTCTAGGCAGAGGAGCGATCGCTCAATTAACTCAACTCATCTGGGTATCTGGCTCGGCGAGTTTGAGCGTAGGGATACTGTTTGCGATCGCCTTCATTCTCATTCCCATGCCCTTATTCGGGCTATTGACTAACCATACTGCAATTTTGGGACGAATTAGCAGTTATGTAGGCTGGTTACTACCAATTTTGGGATTTGGGGCGATCGCCTATATGCTAGATGGTTACTTTCTCGGCTTAACCGCAGGTCGGATTTTGAGAATTTCGGTTCTTGCGGCTGCTATGCTGGGATTTGCACCAATGGCTGTAGCCGCGTGGTATTTCCGTAACAGCCATCTACTCTGGTTGTCTCTAGCTTTGTTTATGGTTGTGAGGGCTGTGAGTTTGGCGATATTTGTACCGAGAACGCTCAAGCTAAGGGAGTAG